The following are encoded together in the Montipora foliosa isolate CH-2021 chromosome 12, ASM3666993v2, whole genome shotgun sequence genome:
- the LOC137980255 gene encoding ribosome quality control complex subunit NEMF-like isoform X1, with protein MKTRFTTVDLCATITELKERTDLKVMLLVESGNRIGTTDFDWPKNLMPSRFSMKCRKHIHSRHLVNLSQLGIDRIVDLQFGSDEAPYHLIVELYERGDVNLHSMSSCRKSWTWWQIVYLCATSKQDPWCCPTAHGISLVNCLLRVEEGPNGSF; from the exons ATGAAAACGCGATTCACTACAGTAGACCTCTGTGCGACAATAACGGAGTTGAAAGAAAG GACTGATCTCAAGGTTATGTTATTGGTCGAGTCTGGAAATAGGATTGGTACGACAGATTTTGATTGGCCTAAGAATCTTATGCCATCTAGATTTTCAATGAAG TGCCGAAAGCATATCCACTCACGTCATCTGGTGAACCTTTCTCAGCTGGGCATAGATCGTATTGTGGATTTACAATTTGGCTCAGATGAAGCACCTTATCACTTGATTGTGGAACTTTATGAGAGG GGAGATGTAAATCTGCATTCGATGAGTTCCTGTCGGAAATCCTGGACCTGGTGGCAGATCGTGTATCTTTGCGCAACGTCAAAGCAAGACCCATGGTGTTGCCCCACTGCACATGGGATAAGTTTGGTGAATTGCTTGCTGAGAGTGGAGGAAGGACCTAATGGGTCTTTTTGA
- the LOC137980255 gene encoding ribosome quality control complex subunit NEMF-like isoform X2 codes for MKTRFTTVDLCATITELKERTDLKVMLLVESGNRIGTTDFDWPKNLMPSRFSMKCRKHIHSRHLVNLSQLGIDRIVDLQFGSDEAPYHLIVELYERGNVVLTDYEYTILSLRRTRPDSEDVQFAVREKYPVHSARQREPLISEER; via the exons ATGAAAACGCGATTCACTACAGTAGACCTCTGTGCGACAATAACGGAGTTGAAAGAAAG GACTGATCTCAAGGTTATGTTATTGGTCGAGTCTGGAAATAGGATTGGTACGACAGATTTTGATTGGCCTAAGAATCTTATGCCATCTAGATTTTCAATGAAG TGCCGAAAGCATATCCACTCACGTCATCTGGTGAACCTTTCTCAGCTGGGCATAGATCGTATTGTGGATTTACAATTTGGCTCAGATGAAGCACCTTATCACTTGATTGTGGAACTTTATGAGAGG GGCAATGTTGTTCTCACCGACTATGAATACACAATTTTGAGTCTACGAAGAACCAGACCAGACTCGGAGGATGTCCAATTTGCAGTGCGTGAAAAATACCCTGTTCATTCAGCAAGACAAAGAGAACCACTCATAAGTGAAGAAAGGTGA